TGATCGCCATGGTGACGATCGCCGTCGTCGTGGTTTCCGGGTCCAGGGGGACGTCTTCGAGCCCGAAGTCGCCACCGGAGGTGAGCAGTGTCATTGCCAAGGTAAAAGCGGCAATCGCCCGGATGGCAACCAGGACAGCGCCGGTCACGATAGGTGCCGGGCGCCGGTCACGGCTGTCGGTCCGGCTGGGCGGCTGGTTGGCGGGAACCTGGACGCGGCTGGCGTCGATGATGGGCAGGTCGCCGTCGGTGGAGATGGAATCACCGCCGCCGTTGCGCGTGTGATATCCGGTGGAGAAGTCCTCGATCACCTGCACCGTGACGGCAGGCTCGGCAGTCGAAACGGTGGAAACGATGTGGTCCCGCTCGACGTCCGTGTTCTGCTCGATCTTGTGCGTGATCTGCAAGGTGAAGAGCGAGAAGCCGACGCTGCGGTCGTACGTTCCTGCCGCGAGCCAGTCCACTTTGTGCCCACCGGGGAGGAGCCACCCCTCCGGGCAACGCCAGAAACGGACGTGGTGGCGTTTGCCGGGGGTGTTGTTGACCTCTTGTTGGTACGCGAAGTCCTGTTGCCGGTCGAAGAGATACAGAGGGCTGACCGGCGCTTCGGTGTAGCTCTGCCGGAAAATGGTGGAGCTGATGATACGGCGGCTGCTGGCGAAAGTGACGTCGTCGGCCATGGTCCACCCTGCGGACCTCATGATCGCGTGGATCTGGGGTTCGGTTCCCAGCAACGCCGCGTTAACGGGATCGCCCAGCAGCCCGTCGCTGGTGCGAGCCCGGCCGATGAAATAGCCGGGAACGTAGATGGTGGTCAGGATCCGGTGCAGCCGCGGCAAAAGCAGGTAGGCAAGGAACGCCCAGAACACGAAGGAAAACCACAGCTGGCCCCACCCCAAGTGGAAGCTCTCCCCCACCAGCAGGAAGGCCAGCCACACCGCGGCAGCTCCACCCAGGACGAAGAACCCGTGATCGAGCCGGCTGTCCGTGACGCCGTTGTTCGGCACTTTATCCATGAAACTCCCCCTGTGGCCCCTTAAGCTTCGGGCCTCGGGTGGAAGTTGTACAGGCTTAAGTCAGCAGTTTCGGCACGTCGAGTTGCCTGTTGCTGATGAGCCACT
Above is a genomic segment from Arthrobacter sp. YN containing:
- a CDS encoding LssY C-terminal domain-containing protein; translated protein: MDKVPNNGVTDSRLDHGFFVLGGAAAVWLAFLLVGESFHLGWGQLWFSFVFWAFLAYLLLPRLHRILTTIYVPGYFIGRARTSDGLLGDPVNAALLGTEPQIHAIMRSAGWTMADDVTFASSRRIISSTIFRQSYTEAPVSPLYLFDRQQDFAYQQEVNNTPGKRHHVRFWRCPEGWLLPGGHKVDWLAAGTYDRSVGFSLFTLQITHKIEQNTDVERDHIVSTVSTAEPAVTVQVIEDFSTGYHTRNGGGDSISTDGDLPIIDASRVQVPANQPPSRTDSRDRRPAPIVTGAVLVAIRAIAAFTLAMTLLTSGGDFGLEDVPLDPETTTTAIVTMAIIVLLFGLGEVFLAWRIFLGSNGARVIAMALSSISILVQAVDYSTGTANLTLEAGLSGLASDILVLLALSSQRARVYAKRQRIPAVPASVVGRRVPS